In Prunus dulcis chromosome 1, ALMONDv2, whole genome shotgun sequence, the following are encoded in one genomic region:
- the LOC117616664 gene encoding L10-interacting MYB domain-containing protein, giving the protein MGCQTAATNDRSRTYWTPAMERYFIDLMLEQMHRGTRSGHTFNKQAWTDMLTMFNGKFDSHYDKDVLKSRYTSLWKQFNDVKNILGQSGFSWDEACQMVVADDYIWDAYIKVHPDARPYKTKAVLNFSDLCLIYGYTTADGRYSRSSHDLDFDDEVQGVAMGDGIGSLAPSSSERPRTDWSPAMDQYFVDLMLDQVGRGNKTDNTFNKKAWTDMLAKFNEEFGPQHGKRVLRHRYKKLLKYYSDAATLLRKNDFSWDEKRNMIVADDDVWDAYTKAHPHSRTYRTKTLPNYYDMFLIFGSEPDLGIDNHLHPQKDVDDISKVKVGEGKGGQTPTVSDRTRTYWTPPMDRYLIDLLLDQVHRGNKLGQTFITRAWIDMVTSFNARFRSHHDKDVLKNRYKHLRRQYNDIKSLLEHGGFLWDESREMIAAEDNVWDGYVKNHPDARQYRVKTVPGYNKLCVIFGEENSDGRYSRLACNSDPCGELPFLMTGEEKNDQSHTGVPLRMDWTPAMDRYFIDLMLDQLHQGNKIDHTFNEQAWAHMLESFNMKFGLQCDKYVLEDRYLCLVKQHDYISILLNHSGFMWDESQQMITADNDTWEAYIKEHPDAIQYRNAFLGSYSDLSKIFINTELDGKFSGQGVGMEAGLIALEIEMDRASGDVHLLAEDIEMSDQQRKRPTVMPSNSGRSTKAQKTGKEMQKALAEMAGLVTKLANNKEDSNYKSIESAIDAIQAIPDMDDELMLDACDLLEDERKAKTFLALDAALRKKWLLRKLRPRK; this is encoded by the exons ATGGGTTGCCAAACCGCTGCAACCAATGATCGTTCAAGGACATATTGGACACCAGCCATGGAACGCTACTTTATTGATCTTATGTTGGAGCAAATGCATAGAGGAACTAGGAGTGGCCATACTTTCAACAAGCAGGCCTGGACAGACATGCTCACTATGTTCAATGGAAAATTTGATTCTCATTATGATAAAGATGTTTTGAAAAGCCGATATACAAGTTTGTGGAAGCAATTCAATGATGTGAAGAATATTCTTGGCCAGAGTGGGTTTTCTTGGGATGAAGCTTGTCAAATGGTGGTAGCTGATGATTACATATGGGATGCTTACATCAAG GTTCACCCGGATGCACGACCGTACAAAACTAAAGCAGTCTTGAATTTTAGTGATTTGTGCCTCATTTATGGGTATACAACTGCTGATGGAAGATACAGTCGATCAAGCCATGACTTAGACTTTGATGATGAAGTTCAAGGAGTAGCCATGG GTGATGGAATCGGCAGCCTTGCTCCTTCAAGTAGTGAGCGTCCAAGGACAGATTGGTCACCAGCCATGGATCAATATTTCGTCGACCTTATGCTGGACCAAGTAGGAAGGGGCAATAAGACTGATAATACATTCAACAAGAAAGCCTGGACAGATATGCTTGCTAAATTTAATGAAGAATTTGGACCTCAACATGGCAAACGGGTTTTAAGACATCGATACAAGAAATTGTTGAAATACTACAGTGATGCAGCAACTTTACTaagaaaaaatgatttttcctGGGATGAAAAGCGGAATATGATTGTAGCTGATGATGATGTTTGGGATGCTTATACAAAG GCACACCCTCACTCACGGACATACAGAACAAAAACCTTGCCAAACTACTATGACATGTTCCTAATATTTGGAAGTGAACCTGATCTTGGCATCGACAATCATTTGCATCCACAGAAAGACGTTGATGACATATCAAAAGTCAAAGTTG GGGAAGGAAAGGGGGGCCAGACCCCAACTGTCAGTGATCGTACAAGGACATATTGGACACCTCCAATGGACCGCTATCTCATTGATTTGTTACTAGACCAGGTGCATAGAGGAAATAAACTAGGGCAAACATTCATTACTCGGGCGTGGATTGACATGGTTACATCTTTCAATGCTCGATTCAGATCTCACCATGACAAAGATGTTCTGAAGAACCGGTACAAACATTTGCGAAGGCAGTACAATGACATCAAGAGTCTTCTTGAACATGGCGGGTTTTTGTGGGATGAATCACGAGAAATGATAGCAGCTGAAGATAATGTTTGGGATGGTTATGTGAAG AACCATCCTGATGCTCGACAATATAGAGTTAAAACTGTGCCAGGCTACAACAAATTGTGTGTTATCTTTGGAGAAGAAAATTCCGATGGAAGATACAGTCGTTTGGCATGCAATTCAGATCCTTGCGGTGAACTACCATTTTTAATGACTG GTGAGGAGAAGAATGACCAGTCTCACACTGGGGTTCCTCTGAGGATGGATTGGACACCAGCAATGGACCGTTATTTTATTGATCTTATGTTGGATCAGCTACATCAAGGAAATAAGATAGATCACACATTCAATGAGCAAGCATGGGCTCACATGCTTGAAtcatttaatatgaaatttggacTTCAATGTGATAAATATGTCCTAGAAGATCGATATTTATGCTTGGTGAAACAGCATGACTACATCAGCATTCTTCTCAATCACAGTGGATTTATGTGGGATGAAAGTCAACAAATGATAACCGCCGACAATGACACTTGGGAAGCCTACATCAAG GAACACCCAGATGCTATCCAATACAGAAATGCATTTTTAGGTAGCTATAGTGATTTGAGcaagatttttataaatacagAATTAGATGGAAAATTCAGTGGTCAGGGTGTGGGAATGGAAGCTGGCCTCATTGCCTTGGAAATAGAGATGGATAGAGCATCCGGAGATGTGCACTTATTAGCTGAGGACATTGAAATGTCTGATCAACAGAGAAAGCGGCCAACTGTGATGCCATCAAACTCGGGACGTTCTACAAAAGCACAGAAAACAGGCAAGGAAATGCAAAAGGCTCTTGCAGAGATGGCAGGTCTGGTTACAAAACTGGCAAATAATAAAGAGGATAGTAACTACAAATCAATAGAAAGTGCAATCGATGCAATTCAAGCTATACCAGACATGGATGATGAGCTTATGTTGGATGCTTGTGACCTATTAGAAGATGAGAGAAAGGCAAAGACATTCTTGGCCTTGGATGCGGCACTGCGCAAGAAGTGGTTATTAAGGAAGCTCCGGCCGCGAAAGTAG
- the LOC117616663 gene encoding protein RRC1 isoform X2 produces MSSFSITRKKTPFQKHREEEEAKKKRAEEETARLYKEFVDSFQGDNAPGSKAFVRGGTINPNEKVKADTEGEKSKDGVSVPKKGSRYVPYLPTPSLPSKGKESEKKREEEKPREKEKLKPREIDKYMEERKQDYEMRDKRNQEREHWRDGRPIENSAPSSRFDELPDEFDPSGKLLGSFDDGDPQTTNLYVGNLSPKVDENFLLRTFGRFGPIASVKIMWPRTEEERRRQRNCGFVAFMNRADGQAAKDEMQGVVVYEYELKIGWGKSVALPSQALPAPPPGHMAIRSKEGATVILSGPSGPPVTSVPSQNSELVLTPNVPDITVVPPEDGHLRHVVDTMALYVLDGGCAFEQAIMERGRGNPLFTFLFELGSKEHTYYVWRLYSFAQGDTLQRWRTEPFIMITGSGRWIPPPLPTVKSPEHGKEAGTTYAAGRSRRVEPERTLTDSQRDEFEDMLRALTLERSQIKDAMGFALDNADAAGEIVEVLTESLTLKETPIPTKVARLMLVSDVLHNSSAPVKNASAYRTRFEATLPDIMESFNDLYRSITGRITAEALKERVLKVLQVWSDWFLFSDAYVNGLRATFLRSGNSGVVPFHSICGDAPEIDKKTTSEDTGDACKTNQDAALAMGKGAAMRELLSLPLAELERRCRHNGLSLVGGRETMVARLLSLEEAEKQRGYELDDDLKYAQSHSSSARYSSSRREMNIEPDSVGISAQGKGSLPLVQTLPIPQPELKALTKKEKSDPVLPASKWAREDDDSDDEQKRSARDLGLSYSSSGSENAGDGPSKADEMEVATDASIPAQPDSGISEEQRQKLRRLEVALIEYRESLEERGIKNPEEIERKVAIHRKRLESEYGLSDSSEDACGSKRTSSERKDRRDDDNTSRKRHRSGSQSDSPLQRSSNRDREREHDLDRDRERQRGSDRDRAHDFEGDRVRDREKSGSREGDDHERDRGRERDRDRRRRMK; encoded by the exons ATGAGTTCGTTCTCCATCACGCGGAAGAAGACTCCCTTCCAAAAGCAcagagaggaggaagaggcaAAGAAAAAG AGAGCGGAGGAGGAAACAGCTCGCTTATATAAGGAGTTTGTGGATTCATTTCAAGGGGATAACGCACCTGGGTCGAAGGCTTTTGTGCGAGGAGGAACAATCAATCCCAATGAGAAGGTGAAGGCGGATACTGAAG GTGAAAAGTCCAAAGATGGGGTATCTGTTCCAAAGAAGGGGAGTAG GTATGTTCCATACTTACCAACACCTTCTTTGCCATCCAAAGGGAAAGAATCTGAGAAGAAG AGGGAGGAGGAGAAGCCgagggagaaagaaaaattgaagcctcgagaaatagataaatataTGGAGGAGAGGAAGCAGGATTACGAGATGAGGGATAAGCGAAATCAAGAGCGTGAACATTGGCGTGATGGGCGACCAATTGAGAATTCTGCA CCATCCAGTCGCTTTGATGAACTCCCTGATGAATTTGATCCAAGTGGAAAGCTTCTTGGATCATTTGATGATGGTGATCCACAAACTACTAATCTTTATGTTGGAAATCTTTCACCAAAG GTTGacgaaaattttcttttgcgaACTTTTGGGAGATTTGGGCCAATTGCCAGTGTGAAAATAATGTGGCCTAGGACAGAAGAGGAGCGAAGGCGTCAAAGAAATTGTGGCTTTGTAGCTTTCATGAATAGAGCTGATGGACAGGCCGCGAAGGATGAAATGCAAG GGGTGGTGGTTTATGAATATGAGTTGAAGATTGGGTGGGGCAAGTCTGTTGCTCTACCATCACAAGCACTACCTGCTCCCCCTCCAGGACATATGGCCATCAGGAGTAAGGag GGAGCAACTGTAATCTTGTCTGGTCCATCAGGCCCGCCTGTCACTTCTGTTCCCAGTCAAAATTCTGAACTG GTTCTTACTCCAAATGTTCCTGATATAACGGTTGTTCCACCAGAGGATGGTCACCTCCGCCATGTGGTTGATACAATGGCTTTGTATGTTCTGGATGGTGGATGTGCCTTTGAACAAGCTATTATGGAGAGAGGCAGAGGGAATCCTCTTTTCACGTTCTTGTTTGAGCTTGGCTCGAAAGAGCACACTTACTATGTTTGGAGGCTCTATTCATTTGCTCAG GGTGATACACTACAAAGGTGGCGAACAGAACCTTTCATTATGATTACTGGTAGTGGAAG aTGGATTCCACCACCTCTTCCGACAGTAAAGAGCCCAGAACATGGGAAAGAGGCTGGTACCACATATGCTGCAGGAAGAAGCAGG CGTGTGGAGCCAGAACGAACGCTTACAGATTCGCAAAGGGATGAGTTTGAGGATATGTTACGTGCACTAACGTTAGAGAGAAGTCAGATAAAGGATGCTATGGGGTTTGCATTGGACAATGCTGATGCAGCTGGGGAG ATAGTTGAAGTTCTTACAGAATCTTTAACTCTCAAGGAGACGCCGATCCCAACCAAAGTAGCAAGACTCATGCTTGTCTCTGATGTGCTTCACAATAGCAGTGCTCCAGTAAAGAATGCATCTGCATATCGCACCAGATTTGAAGCAACATTACCAGACATAATGGAGAGCTTTAATGATTTGTATCGTAGCATAACAGGAAGGATCACCGCCGAGGCCCTTAAG GAAAGAGTTCTTAAAGTATTGCAAGTATGGTCAGActggtttcttttttcagaCGCTTATGTGAATGGATTACGGGCTACTTTTCTTCGGTCTGGTAACTCTGGTGTGGTCCCTTTTCACTCCATATGTGGTGATGCACCTGAAATAGACAAAAAGACCACCTCCGAAGATACAGGCGATGCTTGTAAAACCAATCAAGATGCTGCTTTAGCAATGGGCAAAGGAGCAGCTATGAGGGAGTTATTGAGTCTTCCCCTAGCTGAGTTGGAAAGACGCTGCAGACATAATGGATTATCTCTTGTTGGTGGTCGAGAAACAATGGTTGCACGATTGCTTAGTCTGGAAGAGGCAGAAAAACAAAGGGGTTATGAACTAGATGATGACTTGAAATATGCACAGAGCCATTCAAGTTCAGCTAGATATTCAAGTAGCCGCAGAGAAATGAATATTGAACCAGACTCTGTGGGAATATCTGCTCAAGGGAAAGGGTCCCTACCCTTGGTCCAAACCCTTCCAATTCCGCAGCCTGAACTAAAAGctttaacaaagaaagaaaagagtgATCCTGTTCTACCAGCCTCTAAATGGGCGCGAGAGGATGACGATAGTGATGATGAACAAAAGCGTAGTGCGAGGGATCTTGGGTTAAGCTACTCATCTTCTGGAAGTGAAAATGCTGGTGATGGTCCCAGTAAGGCCGATGAGATGGAGGTTGCAACTGATGCAAGCATTCCAGCACAACCTGACAGTGGAATAAGTGAGGAGCAGAG GCAAAAGTTGAGACGTTTGGAAGTTGCTTTGATAGAATATCGTGAATCTCTCGAGGAGCGGGGAATAAAAAATCCTGAAGAAATTGAGAGGAAGGTTGCAATCCATCGGAAACGGCTTGAATCAGAGTATGGATTATCAGATTCCAGCGAAGATGCTTGTGGGAGTA AGAGAACATCTTCAGAGAGGAAGGACAGACGGGATGATGATAATACTTCAAGAAAGCGGCACCGCAGTGGAAGCCAAAGTGATAGTCCGCTACAGAGATCGTCAAACAGAGATCGGGAGAGGGAACATGATTTGGACAGAGATCGGGAAAGACAGCGTGGTAGCGACAGAGATAGAGCCCATGATTTTGAAGGTGATAGGGTTCGGGACCGTGAAAAGAGTGGAAGTAGAGAGGGGGATGACCATGAGAGAGATAGAGGCAGAGAAAGAGACAGGGATAGGAGGAGACGAATGAAGTGA
- the LOC117616663 gene encoding protein RRC1 isoform X1, with the protein MSSFSITRKKTPFQKHREEEEAKKKRAEEETARLYKEFVDSFQGDNAPGSKAFVRGGTINPNEKVKADTEGEKSKDGVSVPKKGSRYVPYLPTPSLPSKGKESEKKPLQREEEKPREKEKLKPREIDKYMEERKQDYEMRDKRNQEREHWRDGRPIENSAPSSRFDELPDEFDPSGKLLGSFDDGDPQTTNLYVGNLSPKVDENFLLRTFGRFGPIASVKIMWPRTEEERRRQRNCGFVAFMNRADGQAAKDEMQGVVVYEYELKIGWGKSVALPSQALPAPPPGHMAIRSKEGATVILSGPSGPPVTSVPSQNSELVLTPNVPDITVVPPEDGHLRHVVDTMALYVLDGGCAFEQAIMERGRGNPLFTFLFELGSKEHTYYVWRLYSFAQGDTLQRWRTEPFIMITGSGRWIPPPLPTVKSPEHGKEAGTTYAAGRSRRVEPERTLTDSQRDEFEDMLRALTLERSQIKDAMGFALDNADAAGEIVEVLTESLTLKETPIPTKVARLMLVSDVLHNSSAPVKNASAYRTRFEATLPDIMESFNDLYRSITGRITAEALKERVLKVLQVWSDWFLFSDAYVNGLRATFLRSGNSGVVPFHSICGDAPEIDKKTTSEDTGDACKTNQDAALAMGKGAAMRELLSLPLAELERRCRHNGLSLVGGRETMVARLLSLEEAEKQRGYELDDDLKYAQSHSSSARYSSSRREMNIEPDSVGISAQGKGSLPLVQTLPIPQPELKALTKKEKSDPVLPASKWAREDDDSDDEQKRSARDLGLSYSSSGSENAGDGPSKADEMEVATDASIPAQPDSGISEEQRQKLRRLEVALIEYRESLEERGIKNPEEIERKVAIHRKRLESEYGLSDSSEDACGSKRTSSERKDRRDDDNTSRKRHRSGSQSDSPLQRSSNRDREREHDLDRDRERQRGSDRDRAHDFEGDRVRDREKSGSREGDDHERDRGRERDRDRRRRMK; encoded by the exons ATGAGTTCGTTCTCCATCACGCGGAAGAAGACTCCCTTCCAAAAGCAcagagaggaggaagaggcaAAGAAAAAG AGAGCGGAGGAGGAAACAGCTCGCTTATATAAGGAGTTTGTGGATTCATTTCAAGGGGATAACGCACCTGGGTCGAAGGCTTTTGTGCGAGGAGGAACAATCAATCCCAATGAGAAGGTGAAGGCGGATACTGAAG GTGAAAAGTCCAAAGATGGGGTATCTGTTCCAAAGAAGGGGAGTAG GTATGTTCCATACTTACCAACACCTTCTTTGCCATCCAAAGGGAAAGAATCTGAGAAGAAG CCATTGCAGAGGGAGGAGGAGAAGCCgagggagaaagaaaaattgaagcctcgagaaatagataaatataTGGAGGAGAGGAAGCAGGATTACGAGATGAGGGATAAGCGAAATCAAGAGCGTGAACATTGGCGTGATGGGCGACCAATTGAGAATTCTGCA CCATCCAGTCGCTTTGATGAACTCCCTGATGAATTTGATCCAAGTGGAAAGCTTCTTGGATCATTTGATGATGGTGATCCACAAACTACTAATCTTTATGTTGGAAATCTTTCACCAAAG GTTGacgaaaattttcttttgcgaACTTTTGGGAGATTTGGGCCAATTGCCAGTGTGAAAATAATGTGGCCTAGGACAGAAGAGGAGCGAAGGCGTCAAAGAAATTGTGGCTTTGTAGCTTTCATGAATAGAGCTGATGGACAGGCCGCGAAGGATGAAATGCAAG GGGTGGTGGTTTATGAATATGAGTTGAAGATTGGGTGGGGCAAGTCTGTTGCTCTACCATCACAAGCACTACCTGCTCCCCCTCCAGGACATATGGCCATCAGGAGTAAGGag GGAGCAACTGTAATCTTGTCTGGTCCATCAGGCCCGCCTGTCACTTCTGTTCCCAGTCAAAATTCTGAACTG GTTCTTACTCCAAATGTTCCTGATATAACGGTTGTTCCACCAGAGGATGGTCACCTCCGCCATGTGGTTGATACAATGGCTTTGTATGTTCTGGATGGTGGATGTGCCTTTGAACAAGCTATTATGGAGAGAGGCAGAGGGAATCCTCTTTTCACGTTCTTGTTTGAGCTTGGCTCGAAAGAGCACACTTACTATGTTTGGAGGCTCTATTCATTTGCTCAG GGTGATACACTACAAAGGTGGCGAACAGAACCTTTCATTATGATTACTGGTAGTGGAAG aTGGATTCCACCACCTCTTCCGACAGTAAAGAGCCCAGAACATGGGAAAGAGGCTGGTACCACATATGCTGCAGGAAGAAGCAGG CGTGTGGAGCCAGAACGAACGCTTACAGATTCGCAAAGGGATGAGTTTGAGGATATGTTACGTGCACTAACGTTAGAGAGAAGTCAGATAAAGGATGCTATGGGGTTTGCATTGGACAATGCTGATGCAGCTGGGGAG ATAGTTGAAGTTCTTACAGAATCTTTAACTCTCAAGGAGACGCCGATCCCAACCAAAGTAGCAAGACTCATGCTTGTCTCTGATGTGCTTCACAATAGCAGTGCTCCAGTAAAGAATGCATCTGCATATCGCACCAGATTTGAAGCAACATTACCAGACATAATGGAGAGCTTTAATGATTTGTATCGTAGCATAACAGGAAGGATCACCGCCGAGGCCCTTAAG GAAAGAGTTCTTAAAGTATTGCAAGTATGGTCAGActggtttcttttttcagaCGCTTATGTGAATGGATTACGGGCTACTTTTCTTCGGTCTGGTAACTCTGGTGTGGTCCCTTTTCACTCCATATGTGGTGATGCACCTGAAATAGACAAAAAGACCACCTCCGAAGATACAGGCGATGCTTGTAAAACCAATCAAGATGCTGCTTTAGCAATGGGCAAAGGAGCAGCTATGAGGGAGTTATTGAGTCTTCCCCTAGCTGAGTTGGAAAGACGCTGCAGACATAATGGATTATCTCTTGTTGGTGGTCGAGAAACAATGGTTGCACGATTGCTTAGTCTGGAAGAGGCAGAAAAACAAAGGGGTTATGAACTAGATGATGACTTGAAATATGCACAGAGCCATTCAAGTTCAGCTAGATATTCAAGTAGCCGCAGAGAAATGAATATTGAACCAGACTCTGTGGGAATATCTGCTCAAGGGAAAGGGTCCCTACCCTTGGTCCAAACCCTTCCAATTCCGCAGCCTGAACTAAAAGctttaacaaagaaagaaaagagtgATCCTGTTCTACCAGCCTCTAAATGGGCGCGAGAGGATGACGATAGTGATGATGAACAAAAGCGTAGTGCGAGGGATCTTGGGTTAAGCTACTCATCTTCTGGAAGTGAAAATGCTGGTGATGGTCCCAGTAAGGCCGATGAGATGGAGGTTGCAACTGATGCAAGCATTCCAGCACAACCTGACAGTGGAATAAGTGAGGAGCAGAG GCAAAAGTTGAGACGTTTGGAAGTTGCTTTGATAGAATATCGTGAATCTCTCGAGGAGCGGGGAATAAAAAATCCTGAAGAAATTGAGAGGAAGGTTGCAATCCATCGGAAACGGCTTGAATCAGAGTATGGATTATCAGATTCCAGCGAAGATGCTTGTGGGAGTA AGAGAACATCTTCAGAGAGGAAGGACAGACGGGATGATGATAATACTTCAAGAAAGCGGCACCGCAGTGGAAGCCAAAGTGATAGTCCGCTACAGAGATCGTCAAACAGAGATCGGGAGAGGGAACATGATTTGGACAGAGATCGGGAAAGACAGCGTGGTAGCGACAGAGATAGAGCCCATGATTTTGAAGGTGATAGGGTTCGGGACCGTGAAAAGAGTGGAAGTAGAGAGGGGGATGACCATGAGAGAGATAGAGGCAGAGAAAGAGACAGGGATAGGAGGAGACGAATGAAGTGA
- the LOC117615205 gene encoding probable folate-biopterin transporter 2 isoform X2, producing MCKRYMGVISMLLLSFHEKLHLAFAVLSLTGGSSGVAVADVTIDACVAQNSINHPSLASDMQSLCALSSSIGALVGFSISGIFIHLIGPKGVDGLLAIPAGLVFLVGTLLNEPHSPNFAYTQVRQNFIDARKSMWTTLKCPDVWRPCLYMLH from the exons ATGTGCAAAAG GTATATGGGAGTGATCTCCATGCTCCTGTTATCATTCCATGAAAAGCTGCACCTCGCGTTTGCCGTCTTGTCATTAACAGGAGGAAGTTCTGGAGTAGCTGTAGCAGATGTCACCATAGATGCCTGTGTGGCACAGAACAGTATTAATCATCCTTCACTTGCATCTGATATGCAAAGTCTGTGTGCCTTAAGTTCCTCCATTGGGGCACTAGTGGGATTCTCTATCAGTGGTATCTTTATTCATCTTATAGGCCCTAAG GGAGTAGACGGCTTGTTGGCAATCCCAGCTGgacttgtatttttagttGGAACTCTTCTCAATGAACCTCATTCACCCAACTTCGCTTACACACAG GTCAGGCAGAATTTTATCGATGCCAGAAAATCTATGTGGACAACATTGAAATGCCCTGATGTGTGGAGACCATGCTTGTACATGTTGCATTGA
- the LOC117637913 gene encoding probable folate-biopterin transporter 2 produces the protein MVEEEEDLKSSGDMMEENEPKKGCSGALCTPINWFKMLCVEMHWSFVMGVVVVYGINQGLGGALSRVGTEYYMKDVQKVQPSEAQFYQGITSIPWLVKPLWGLLTDVLPIFGYRRRPYFIVAGSIGVISMLVLSFHEKLHIALALLSLTAGSAGVAVADVTIDACVAQNSINHPSLAADMQSLCALSSSLGALLGFSVSGIFVHLIGPKGVYGLLAIPFGLVFLIGTLLKEPHSPNFAYTQVNQKFIDAGKAMWTTLKCPDVWRPCLYMYFSLALSLNILDGMFYWYTDSKSGPSFSQENVGYIFSIGSVGSLLGAVLYQNVLKDHPFRDLLFWTQLVYSLSGTLDLMLVLRLNLKFGIPDYFFVVIDESVSQMTGRLKWMPLLVLSSKLCPPGIEGTFFALLMSIDNVGLLSATWGGGILLHVLKVTRTQFDNLWLAILIRNFLRLAPLCLLFLVPRVDPNSSILPTEILNTKEDIETQETENIELVSLVNRVDDR, from the exons atggtggaggaggaggaggatctTAAATCCTCTGGTGACATGATGGAAGAAAATGAGCCCAAAAAAGGGTGTTCTGGTGCTCTCTGCACACCAATCAATTGGTTCAAAATGCTCTGTGTGGAAATGCATTGGAGTTTTGTAATGGGGGTGGTGGTTGTTTATGGAATAAATCAAGGACTGGGTGGAGCTCTTTCTCGTGTGGGCACAGAATATTACATGAAGGATGTTCAAAAAGTGCAGCCTTCTGAAGCACAATTTTATCAAGGAATTACTTCTATTCCTTGGCTTGTCAAGCCTCTCTGGGGTCTACTCACGGATGTTCTCCCAATTTTCGGGTATCGAAGACGGCCTTATTTCATTGTAGCAG GTTCTATTGGTGTGATCTCCATGCTCGTGCTATCATTCCATGAAAAGCTGCACATTGCACTTGCCCTATTGTCATTAACAGCCGGAAGTGCTGGAGTGGCTGTAGCAGATGTCACCATAGATGCCTGTGTTGCACAGAACAGTATTAATCATCCGTCACTTGCAGCCGATATGCAAAGCCTGTGTGCCCTGAGTTCCTCCCTTGGGGCACTACTGGGATTCTCTGTTAGTGGTATCTTTGTTCATCTTATAGGCCCTAAG GGGGTATACGGGTTGTTGGCAATCCCATTTGGACTTGTATTCTTAATTGGAACTCTGCTTAAGGAACCTCATTCTCCCAATTTCGCTTACACACAG GTCAATCAGAAGTTTATTGATGCTGGCAAGGCTATGTGGACAACATTGAAATGTCCTGATGTATGGAGGCCATGCTTATACATGTACTTTTCCCTTGCATTAAGCTTGAATATCCTTGATGGAATGTTCTACTGGTATACAGACTCGAAGAGCGGTCCATCTTTCTCACAG GAGAATGTTGGATATATATTCTCCATCGGTTCAGTTGGTTCCCTTTTGGGGGCAGTACTCTATCAAAATGTTCTGAAAGATCATCCTTTCCGGGACTTGCTTTTCTGGACTCAACTGGTTTACAGTTTATCAGGAACACTAGACTTGATGCTGGTCTTGcgattgaatttgaaatttggcATACCAGattatttctttgttgtgATTGATGAAAGTGTATCTCAAATGACTGGAAGGCTCAAATGGATGCCTCTTCTTGTGCTTAGCTCAAAGCTTTGTCCTCCGGGAATCGAAGGAACTTTTTTTGCTCTGCTCATGTCAATCGATAATGTTGGACTTCTCTCAGCAACATGGGGAGGAGGCATCTTACTGCATGTATTGAAGGTTACACGGACACAATTTGATAATCTCTGGCTGGCCATTCTGATTAGGAACTTCTTGAGATTAGCTCCGCTTTGTCTGCTATTTTTGGTACCTAGAGTTGATCCCAACTCTTCCATTCTTCCAACCGAAATCTTGAATACAAAAGAGGATATTGAAACTCAAGAAACAGAGAACATTGAATTGGTCTCCCTTGTGAACAGAGTTGATGATAGATAG
- the LOC117615205 gene encoding probable folate-biopterin transporter 2 isoform X1, translating into MCKRYMGVISMLLLSFHEKLHLAFAVLSLTGGSSGVAVADVTIDACVAQNSINHPSLASDMQSLCALSSSIGALVGFSISGIFIHLIGPKGVDGLLAIPAGLVFLVGTLLNEPHSPNFAYTQVVRQNFIDARKSMWTTLKCPDVWRPCLYMLH; encoded by the exons ATGTGCAAAAG GTATATGGGAGTGATCTCCATGCTCCTGTTATCATTCCATGAAAAGCTGCACCTCGCGTTTGCCGTCTTGTCATTAACAGGAGGAAGTTCTGGAGTAGCTGTAGCAGATGTCACCATAGATGCCTGTGTGGCACAGAACAGTATTAATCATCCTTCACTTGCATCTGATATGCAAAGTCTGTGTGCCTTAAGTTCCTCCATTGGGGCACTAGTGGGATTCTCTATCAGTGGTATCTTTATTCATCTTATAGGCCCTAAG GGAGTAGACGGCTTGTTGGCAATCCCAGCTGgacttgtatttttagttGGAACTCTTCTCAATGAACCTCATTCACCCAACTTCGCTTACACACAGGTA GTCAGGCAGAATTTTATCGATGCCAGAAAATCTATGTGGACAACATTGAAATGCCCTGATGTGTGGAGACCATGCTTGTACATGTTGCATTGA